In one window of Streptomyces griseus subsp. griseus DNA:
- a CDS encoding LacI family DNA-binding transcriptional regulator has translation MPEQSPGSRPTLEAVAARAGVSRATASRVVNGGDGVRKPLVDKVLKAVDELGYIPNHAARTLVTRRTGAVAVVIAEPEIRIFSDPFFSQQIRGISKELTAHDTQLVLLLVEGPGDFDRIARYLSGGHVDGALAFSLHTDDPLPAITRRAGIPTVYGGRPNWTADPGDQAAPYVDADNRGGARVAVQYLRDLGRQRIAHIGGPPDQTSAMDRLDGYRDVLIDVEPTLVAEAGFTVESGARAMAELLERRPDLDAVFVANDLMASGALRVLRERGIAVPEQVAIVGFDDMAGVAEETDPPLTTVNQDIEGQGRLMTRLLLRGLDRDRTGNGPAPDSVITPTTLVRRASA, from the coding sequence TTGCCCGAGCAGTCCCCCGGGTCCCGGCCCACCCTGGAAGCCGTCGCGGCGCGTGCGGGGGTCTCCCGGGCCACCGCCTCGCGGGTCGTCAACGGGGGCGACGGAGTCCGCAAACCGCTGGTCGACAAGGTGCTCAAGGCGGTCGACGAGCTCGGCTACATCCCCAACCACGCGGCCCGGACGCTGGTCACCCGGCGGACCGGCGCGGTGGCCGTCGTCATCGCCGAGCCGGAGATACGGATCTTCTCGGACCCCTTCTTCTCCCAGCAGATCCGGGGCATCAGCAAGGAGCTGACCGCCCACGACACCCAGCTCGTCCTGCTGCTGGTGGAGGGGCCCGGCGACTTCGACCGGATCGCGCGCTACCTCTCCGGCGGACATGTGGACGGCGCGCTCGCCTTCTCCCTCCACACCGACGACCCGCTGCCCGCGATCACCCGGCGGGCGGGGATCCCGACGGTGTACGGGGGCCGCCCCAACTGGACCGCCGACCCGGGTGACCAGGCCGCTCCGTATGTGGACGCCGACAACCGGGGCGGGGCACGGGTCGCCGTGCAGTATCTGCGGGACCTGGGGCGGCAGCGGATCGCGCACATCGGCGGACCGCCCGACCAGACCTCCGCGATGGACCGCCTCGACGGCTACCGGGACGTCCTCATCGACGTGGAGCCGACGCTCGTCGCCGAGGCCGGGTTCACCGTGGAGAGCGGGGCGCGGGCGATGGCCGAGCTGCTGGAGCGGCGGCCCGACCTGGACGCGGTCTTCGTCGCCAACGACCTGATGGCCTCGGGCGCGTTGCGGGTGCTGCGGGAGCGCGGGATCGCGGTGCCGGAGCAGGTGGCGATCGTCGGGTTCGACGACATGGCCGGCGTGGCCGAGGAGACCGACCCGCCGCTGACCACCGTGAACCAGGACATCGAGGGCCAGGGCCGGCTGATGACCCGGCTGCTGCTGCGCGGCCTGGACCGCGACCGTACGGGGAACGGCCCGGCGCCCGACTCGGTGATCACCCCGACGACGCTGGTACGCCGCGCCTCCGCGTGA
- a CDS encoding PRC-barrel domain-containing protein: MSDSLWGYQPSSGHTAGADLSGYSVEATDGGIGKVDKHSDEAGSAYLLVDTGSWIFGKDVLLPAGTVRHIDTEGRKVHVDLTKEQVKDSPEFDRHQQTEDPGYHAQVSAYYMTFRIM, from the coding sequence ATGAGCGACTCCCTGTGGGGCTATCAGCCATCCAGCGGTCACACCGCCGGCGCCGATCTCTCCGGGTATTCGGTGGAGGCGACCGACGGAGGCATCGGAAAGGTCGACAAGCACTCCGACGAGGCCGGATCCGCCTATCTGCTCGTCGACACCGGGAGCTGGATCTTCGGCAAGGACGTCCTGCTCCCGGCGGGCACGGTCCGGCACATCGACACGGAGGGCCGCAAGGTCCACGTCGACCTCACCAAGGAACAGGTGAAGGACTCGCCCGAGTTCGACCGTCACCAGCAGACGGAGGATCCGGGCTACCACGCCCAAGTCTCCGCCTATTACATGACGTTCCGCATCATGTGA
- a CDS encoding hydrophobic protein produces MVPLLLVLLLILLLFGAGFILKALWWIAVIVLVIWVVGFFARPAAGGGRRGRWYRW; encoded by the coding sequence ATGGTTCCCCTGCTACTCGTTCTTCTGCTCATCCTGCTCCTCTTCGGCGCCGGATTCATACTCAAAGCCCTCTGGTGGATCGCCGTGATCGTCCTGGTCATCTGGGTCGTGGGCTTCTTCGCCCGGCCCGCCGCAGGCGGTGGCCGGCGAGGCCGCTGGTACCGCTGGTAG
- a CDS encoding SRPBCC family protein → MVDVRRSFTVACPLDRVVEYLADFSRAKEWDPGTRECDRTDGPAGAPVVQGARWHNVSEFRGRRTELTYRLDVKEPDRLVFVGTNKTAASTDDLTFRAEGEGATRITYHAHIRFKGIARLADPFLRREFERLGDEITRTMPRAVLAHCGS, encoded by the coding sequence GTGGTCGACGTCAGGCGTTCGTTCACCGTCGCGTGTCCGCTGGACCGGGTCGTGGAGTACCTCGCCGATTTCTCCCGGGCGAAGGAGTGGGACCCGGGGACGCGCGAGTGCGACCGGACGGACGGTCCGGCCGGTGCCCCGGTCGTCCAGGGGGCCAGGTGGCACAACGTCTCCGAGTTCCGGGGGCGGCGCACGGAGCTCACGTACCGGCTGGATGTGAAGGAGCCGGACCGGCTGGTCTTCGTCGGCACCAACAAGACGGCCGCCTCCACCGACGACCTCACGTTCCGGGCCGAGGGCGAGGGCGCGACCAGGATCACCTACCACGCGCACATCCGCTTCAAGGGCATCGCCCGGCTCGCCGACCCCTTCCTGCGCCGGGAGTTCGAGCGGCTCGGCGACGAGATCACCCGGACCATGCCGCGCGCGGTGCTCGCCCACTGCGGGAGCTGA
- a CDS encoding ATP-binding protein: protein MSDEVRGWLSPKAVAAEAGVSQEFDLSQCVREPIHLLGGVQSYGALVAVRRHDAVVDTVSRNTGEVLGRAAGELVGRPVTELIGDEQWALARESTEAVEPGEGAPDGPAASGVLSLSLEPGDGRVRPFDVTVHRVAELLVLEFEPRGADGPFVFQNFYPRVRRALHRLQGATGVTECCAAAVREVQALTGYDRVVAYRFDGPDGPGQVIAEVRDEGREPWLGLWFPASDIPPQARRLYARTWIRVIGDVDDATVGLLPERREGTGEPLDLSGSILRTVSGYHLEYLRNIGVASSMSVSLLHDGELWGLIACHGDEPRRLTPEVRAACEFFGIALSLQLAAVAEREQADELSGYRRALATLLARLSSQAPDALMRPGSGVAELLDADGAVLVRGAEVVATGGPLPAGLPGLLERLAGTGPTGEVPVGQVWSSDRVPEVLGLEPADAEAQGVPAGLLFLPFNRDGDLLAWWRRELPAPREWAADPARPVRTGPGGERLTPRGSAAVYRAIVRGRSAPWSPAQRVVAGELWREMSGLLNRRMAELAAQNTELARTNEDLDSFAHAAAHDLKEPLRGISNAAAFIVEDAGAALDATSLRRLTTVRRLAERMDGLLDSLLHFSRLGQVGLERAELSLDEVVDDALLVAGGRLAEQGVTVVRPAPLPRVRADRERLREVLENLFVNAAKYAADEGSGERRVWVEAVLVAEPGGEDGREVTAVVVRDNGIGIPPDRHEDVLQLFRRLHRRDERGGGSGVGLAVVKRIVERHGGRLWLESPVAAPDGDRGPGGGGPGTAVWFTLGASDIP from the coding sequence GTGTCCGACGAGGTACGGGGGTGGCTCTCCCCGAAAGCGGTGGCTGCCGAGGCCGGGGTGAGCCAGGAGTTCGACCTCTCCCAGTGCGTGAGGGAGCCGATCCACCTGCTCGGCGGCGTCCAGTCGTACGGGGCCCTGGTCGCCGTCCGGCGGCACGACGCCGTGGTGGACACGGTGAGCCGGAACACGGGCGAGGTCCTGGGCCGGGCGGCCGGGGAGCTGGTGGGGCGGCCGGTCACGGAGCTCATCGGGGACGAGCAGTGGGCGCTGGCCCGGGAGAGCACGGAGGCCGTGGAGCCCGGGGAGGGGGCGCCGGACGGGCCCGCCGCCTCCGGGGTGCTGTCCCTCTCGCTGGAGCCGGGCGACGGGCGGGTGCGGCCCTTCGACGTTACGGTCCACCGGGTCGCCGAGCTGCTGGTGCTGGAGTTCGAACCGCGCGGCGCGGACGGGCCGTTCGTCTTCCAGAACTTCTACCCCCGGGTGCGCCGCGCCCTGCACCGGCTCCAGGGCGCCACCGGCGTCACCGAGTGCTGTGCGGCCGCCGTACGGGAGGTCCAGGCGCTCACCGGGTACGACCGGGTGGTGGCGTACCGGTTCGACGGCCCCGACGGCCCCGGCCAGGTCATCGCGGAGGTGCGTGACGAGGGGCGGGAGCCGTGGCTGGGGCTGTGGTTCCCGGCCAGCGACATCCCGCCGCAGGCCCGCCGCCTCTACGCCCGCACCTGGATCCGGGTCATCGGGGACGTGGACGACGCGACGGTGGGGCTGCTGCCGGAGCGGCGGGAGGGGACCGGCGAACCGCTGGACCTGTCGGGGTCGATACTCCGTACGGTCTCCGGCTACCACCTGGAGTACCTGCGCAACATCGGCGTGGCCTCGTCCATGTCCGTCTCGCTGCTGCACGACGGTGAGCTGTGGGGGCTGATCGCCTGCCACGGTGACGAGCCGCGGCGGCTGACGCCCGAAGTTCGGGCGGCCTGCGAGTTCTTCGGGATCGCGCTGTCCCTGCAACTGGCGGCGGTCGCCGAGCGCGAGCAGGCCGACGAACTCTCCGGGTACCGGCGGGCGCTCGCCACGTTGCTGGCCCGGCTCAGCTCCCAGGCACCGGACGCGTTGATGCGCCCCGGCTCGGGGGTGGCCGAGCTCCTCGACGCGGACGGGGCGGTGCTGGTCCGGGGTGCGGAGGTGGTGGCGACGGGGGGTCCGCTCCCCGCCGGGCTGCCCGGGCTGCTGGAGCGGCTGGCGGGCACCGGGCCGACGGGTGAGGTCCCCGTGGGCCAGGTGTGGAGCAGCGACCGGGTGCCGGAGGTGCTGGGCCTCGAACCGGCCGACGCGGAGGCGCAGGGGGTGCCCGCGGGCCTGCTCTTCCTCCCCTTCAACCGGGACGGCGACCTGCTGGCGTGGTGGCGCCGTGAGCTGCCCGCGCCCCGGGAGTGGGCGGCCGACCCGGCGCGGCCGGTGCGGACGGGGCCGGGGGGTGAGCGGCTGACCCCGCGCGGTTCCGCAGCCGTCTACCGGGCGATCGTACGCGGGCGGAGCGCGCCGTGGAGTCCGGCGCAGCGGGTCGTGGCCGGGGAGCTGTGGCGGGAGATGTCGGGCCTGCTGAACCGGCGGATGGCGGAGCTGGCGGCGCAGAACACCGAACTCGCCCGGACCAACGAGGACTTGGACTCCTTCGCGCACGCGGCGGCCCACGACCTGAAGGAGCCGTTGCGGGGTATCTCGAACGCGGCGGCCTTCATCGTCGAGGACGCCGGTGCCGCACTGGACGCCACCTCGCTGCGCCGCCTGACCACGGTGCGCCGCCTCGCGGAGCGCATGGACGGGCTGCTGGACTCCCTGCTGCACTTCTCACGTCTGGGCCAAGTGGGCCTGGAGCGTGCGGAGTTGTCGCTGGACGAGGTGGTGGACGACGCGCTGCTCGTCGCCGGGGGCCGGCTGGCGGAGCAGGGCGTCACGGTGGTCCGGCCGGCCCCTCTGCCCCGGGTGCGCGCGGACCGGGAGCGGTTGCGCGAGGTGCTGGAGAACCTGTTCGTCAACGCGGCCAAGTACGCGGCGGACGAGGGGAGCGGCGAGCGGCGGGTCTGGGTGGAGGCGGTTCTGGTGGCGGAGCCGGGCGGGGAGGACGGGCGGGAGGTGACGGCCGTCGTCGTACGGGACAACGGCATCGGCATCCCGCCGGACCGGCACGAGGACGTCCTCCAGCTCTTCCGCCGCCTGCACCGCCGCGACGAGCGGGGCGGCGGCTCGGGCGTCGGCCTCGCCGTGGTCAAGCGGATCGTGGAGCGCCACGGGGGCCGGCTCTGGCTGGAGAGCCCCGTCGCCGCGCCGGACGGCGACCGGGGGCCGGGCGGTGGCGGGCCGGGGACGGCGGTGTGGTTCACGCTGGGCGCCTCGGACATCCCGTAG
- a CDS encoding response regulator: MKNDGLILVVEDSEEDTEAIQRALSRSHPSLQVEFAPRSDAVVPRLLDPAAATPDLVLLDLNMPGTNGLTLLSDLRARPECASLTVVVFTSSTSSAEEDACYAAGADSYIYKPVNFELFQTVLRGAVDFWMAQKA, encoded by the coding sequence ATGAAGAACGACGGCCTGATCCTGGTCGTGGAGGACTCGGAGGAGGACACCGAGGCCATCCAGCGCGCCCTGTCCCGCTCCCACCCCTCTCTCCAGGTGGAGTTCGCCCCGCGCAGCGACGCCGTCGTGCCGCGCCTCCTGGACCCCGCCGCCGCCACGCCCGACCTGGTGCTGCTGGACCTCAACATGCCGGGCACGAACGGGCTGACGCTCCTGTCCGACCTGCGCGCGCGCCCGGAGTGCGCGTCCCTGACCGTGGTGGTCTTCACCTCGTCGACCTCCTCGGCGGAGGAGGACGCGTGCTACGCGGCGGGCGCGGACAGCTACATCTACAAGCCCGTCAACTTCGAGCTGTTCCAGACGGTCCTGCGGGGCGCCGTCGACTTCTGGATGGCGCAGAAGGCGTAG